One part of the Rattus rattus isolate New Zealand chromosome 14, Rrattus_CSIRO_v1, whole genome shotgun sequence genome encodes these proteins:
- the LOC116883192 gene encoding translation initiation factor IF-2-like translates to MQRLVLHSASYRDPPTRTGDQSTSQDLICDKPRCRLHAGKRLPENLAAPRSKMAASPSPSFSRSLSMSWGDENTETREPRPGRYITAPPPRPESLCSRPPEYSAPRTGSAGWRPAPFPRAPEVICGGCCRAARRRVGLPRAERRSPPPPPPPRPPPPSRFLLPRPARDSERGPIGAAEVQEPAGRAARGAGERLPAGEAGPRRGCVRPARPVAAEIARPACRLYWDPTAPRQRAASPEGHLHRSGGAQGCTRAVPTTWGRRRSPCAALHLPRFQSTPCRVYPELEGRDFLAKESKCMLGVDNCTQS, encoded by the exons ATGCAGAGGCTAGTTCTCCACTCAGCCAGCTACCGAGACCCTCCAACCAGGACAGGCGACCAATCAACCTCCCAGGACTTGATCTGCGACAAGCCACGTTGCAGGCTACACGCTGGAAAACGCTTGCCAGAGAACCTAGCAGCCCCCAGAAGCAAGATGgcggcctccccctccccttctttctccaggAGCCTCTCCATGTCCTGGGGAGACGAAAACACCGAGACACGGGAACCCCGGCCCGGCC GCTATATCACTGCGCCTCCCCCACGCCCGGAGAGCCTTTGTTCGCGGCCGCCAGAGTATTCGGCCCCGAGGACAGGAAGTGCCGGCTGGCGCCCCGCCCCGTTCCCTCGCGCCCCGGAAGTGATCTGCGGCGGCTGCTGCAGAGCGGCCCGGAGGAGGGTGGGTCTCCCTAGAGCGGAGCGCCGGAGTCCTCCCCCTCCGCCGCCGCCCAGGCCGCCGCCGCCCTCACGATTCCTCCTGCCGCGCCCCGCGCGGGACTCCGAGCGCGGTCCGATCGGCGCAGCCGAGGTTCAAGAGCCCGCGGGGCGAGCGGCTCGCGGTGCAGGTGAGCGCTTGCCGGCTGGGGAGGCCGGGCCGCGGCGGGGGTGTGTCCGACCGGCCAGGCCTGTGGCCGCCGAGATTGCACGTCCCGCCTGCCGCCTGTACTGGGACCCGACTGCGCCCCGACAGCGGGCGGCGTCTCCGGAAGGTCACCTGCATCGCTCCGGTGGCGCCCAGGGCTGTACCCGGGCGGTGCCCACAACCTGGGGCCGCCGCCGCAGTCCCTGCGCCGCACTCCACCTCCCTCGCTTTCAATCCACTCCTTGCCG AGTATATCCAGAGTTAGAAGGAAGAGATTTCCTGGCAAAAGAGAGCAAGTGTATGCTTGGAGTTGATAACTGTACCCAATCTTAA